One window of the Roseovarius sp. THAF9 genome contains the following:
- a CDS encoding bifunctional diguanylate cyclase/phosphodiesterase, with amino-acid sequence MAEQSNIPHPHPTDAAQGPSADGSAPSRPVADLSCCPQFLNRTQDAIIIQDIEGHVEWMNPAAEAMFATSLDRVRGIKVMAHVLPDGARVDPAKVAAFRYDIQSAIFDRDHLARHKRANGETFWNLHSFTLLATPTGHKIAVTCRDVTGTVETEQHLRRAKARLQHAAHHDDLTGLANRKRLSQYLASDIVARALAERRVGVLHLDLDKFKEINDTLGHAAGDAALLHVADLLRRFCGPQDLACRIGGDEFLLVCLGMATEDALLTRAELLLGATDDPLMWNNQAIRVGLSIGACLAQDSTENGETLIHHADQALYEAKTRGRSRVQLYTPALGQVQIAQNRMARELRLATTEKQLTVHLQPQLDLTRGRITGCETLLRWNHPRLGQLPPGAFFETARRAGVLADLDYQSMHLSLDALKRLHEAGFEDLTLSLNVSAEALTDVNYAGLLDWALQSRGLKPAQICVEITETTILQGGGRTIATAVERLKRLGARVALDDFGTGYAGLAHISEIEVDEIKLDCSLTANIATDPRNRAIVRSIIELCRKLGTHVTAEGVETAEQLRLLRVARCPAIQGFVLAHPQPCDDMIAWLSANLPLPADFGKDPDTSRVTRLHPRA; translated from the coding sequence GTGGCAGAGCAGAGCAACATACCGCACCCGCATCCCACCGATGCGGCGCAGGGTCCGTCAGCGGACGGGTCCGCGCCGTCGCGCCCGGTGGCCGACCTGTCTTGCTGCCCGCAATTCCTGAACCGGACCCAGGACGCCATCATCATCCAGGATATCGAAGGTCACGTCGAATGGATGAACCCCGCCGCCGAGGCGATGTTCGCCACTTCTCTCGACCGCGTGCGCGGGATCAAGGTCATGGCCCATGTTCTGCCCGACGGCGCGCGCGTCGACCCCGCCAAGGTGGCGGCCTTCCGCTATGACATCCAAAGCGCCATCTTCGACCGCGACCACCTTGCCCGGCACAAGCGCGCGAATGGCGAGACGTTCTGGAACCTGCACAGCTTCACGCTGCTGGCCACGCCCACGGGCCACAAGATCGCGGTCACCTGCCGCGACGTGACCGGCACGGTCGAGACTGAACAGCACCTGCGCCGCGCCAAGGCCCGCCTGCAACATGCCGCACATCACGATGACCTGACAGGGCTGGCCAACCGCAAGCGACTGTCGCAATATCTCGCCTCCGACATCGTGGCCCGCGCCCTGGCTGAACGGCGCGTCGGCGTACTGCATCTGGACCTCGACAAGTTCAAGGAAATCAACGACACGCTGGGCCACGCCGCCGGCGACGCCGCACTCCTTCACGTGGCCGACCTCCTGCGCCGCTTCTGCGGCCCCCAGGATCTGGCCTGCCGCATCGGCGGCGACGAGTTCCTGCTGGTCTGCCTCGGCATGGCGACAGAGGACGCGCTGCTGACCCGGGCGGAACTCCTGCTCGGGGCCACCGACGACCCGTTGATGTGGAACAACCAGGCAATCCGCGTGGGCCTCTCGATCGGCGCCTGCCTGGCGCAGGACAGCACCGAAAACGGCGAAACCCTCATCCACCACGCCGACCAGGCCCTCTACGAGGCCAAGACCCGGGGCCGCAGCCGCGTCCAGCTCTACACACCCGCCTTGGGGCAGGTTCAGATCGCGCAGAACCGGATGGCCCGCGAATTGCGCCTCGCCACCACCGAGAAACAACTGACCGTGCACCTGCAACCCCAGCTTGACCTCACGCGCGGGCGCATCACCGGGTGTGAGACGCTTCTGCGCTGGAACCATCCCCGCCTCGGCCAACTGCCCCCCGGCGCGTTTTTCGAAACCGCCCGCCGCGCCGGCGTATTGGCCGATCTCGACTACCAGTCGATGCACCTGTCGCTCGACGCGCTCAAACGCCTGCACGAGGCCGGGTTCGAGGATCTGACCCTCTCCCTCAACGTCTCCGCCGAGGCGCTCACGGACGTGAACTACGCCGGTCTTCTGGACTGGGCGCTGCAATCGCGCGGCCTCAAGCCCGCGCAGATCTGCGTCGAGATCACCGAGACCACGATCCTGCAGGGCGGCGGGCGCACCATCGCCACCGCCGTCGAACGCCTGAAACGCCTGGGCGCCCGCGTGGCGCTCGACGATTTCGGCACCGGCTATGCGGGCCTTGCCCATATCTCGGAAATCGAGGTGGACGAGATCAAGCTCGACTGCTCTCTGACCGCCAACATCGCCACCGACCCGCGCAACCGCGCCATCGTGCGATCCATCATCGAGCTGTGCCGCAAGCTGGGCACCCATGTCACCGCCGAAGGGGTCGAAACCGCCGAGCAGCTGCGCCTTCTGCGCGTCGCCCGCTGCCCCGCGATCCAAGGCTTCGTGCTGGCCCATCCCCAGCCCTGCGACGACATGATCGCCTGGCTTTCCGCCAACCTGCCCCTGCCCGCGGACTTCGGCAAGGACCCGGACACCTCCCGCGTCACCCGCCTGCACCCGCGCGCCTGA
- a CDS encoding nicotinate-nucleotide adenylyltransferase: MRVRLPMTRPGMVIGLLGGSFDPPHAGHVHISREALRRFGLDRVWWLVSPGNPLKARGPQPLARRMAACRALVDHPRIHVSDFEAQVGTRYTAETLAMLQRMRPHVHFVWLMGADNLAQFEHWQDWRQIMETVPIGVLARPGQRISARMSKPARIYRRVRIPARQSRALRLAAPPAWCFVNVPMSALSSTALRARGDWADISES; encoded by the coding sequence ATGCGTGTGCGCTTGCCGATGACGCGGCCCGGTATGGTGATCGGGCTTTTGGGGGGGTCGTTCGACCCGCCCCATGCGGGCCATGTGCATATCAGCCGCGAGGCGCTGCGGCGCTTCGGCCTTGACCGGGTGTGGTGGCTGGTGAGCCCTGGCAACCCGCTGAAGGCGCGGGGGCCGCAGCCGCTGGCGCGGCGGATGGCGGCGTGCCGGGCGCTGGTGGATCATCCGCGCATCCATGTCAGCGATTTCGAGGCGCAGGTCGGCACGCGCTATACCGCCGAGACGCTGGCGATGCTGCAAAGGATGCGACCGCATGTGCATTTCGTTTGGCTGATGGGCGCAGACAACCTGGCGCAGTTCGAGCACTGGCAGGACTGGCGGCAGATCATGGAAACGGTGCCGATCGGCGTGCTGGCCCGGCCTGGGCAGCGCATTTCGGCGCGGATGTCGAAGCCGGCGCGGATCTATCGCAGGGTGCGCATCCCGGCGCGGCAGTCGCGGGCGCTGCGCCTGGCCGCCCCGCCGGCGTGGTGTTTCGTCAATGTCCCGATGAGCGCGCTGTCGTCGACGGCGCTGCGGGCAAGGGGCGACTGGGCCGATATTTCGGAAAGTTGA
- the dacB gene encoding D-alanyl-D-alanine carboxypeptidase/D-alanyl-D-alanine-endopeptidase, with protein MRTKISRRFLLTTALASLAGGAMANAPKVSLRPQLRPEGGAEAARIRSVPSVDALIERAKLGGDVGCAVIDVKTGKVLEGVEAGEGMPPASVMKAITALYAMETLGAGYRFETRLVATGPVKDGVLDGDLVLAGGGDPVLDTNGLADMAARLKQAGVSRVTGKLRAWDGALPFTRFIDDEQPQHVGYNPSLSGLNLNFNRVHFEWKRSGGDYTVAMDARSDRYRPSVRVARMRVAKRKGPVYTYEDAGDHDAWTVASGALGNGGSRWLPVRRPGDYAAEVFTALAQAQGVTLSAGEMFEGTPEGKVLVSHMSEPLVPILQDMLKYSNNLTAELVGLTASAARLGRPVGLADSGAEMSAWAQETLGMTGARLVDHSGLGEMSRVTPLAMARALARVHGEGRLKPILKPFLMRDGNGGIMRDHPVKVASKTGTLYFVSTLAGYATAPDGTELAFAVFTHNAKLREPIDSRSDVSPPGAASWNRRAKQLQQGLIERWSVIYAG; from the coding sequence ATGCGTACGAAGATTTCCCGACGGTTCCTGTTGACGACGGCGCTGGCCAGCCTGGCGGGCGGCGCGATGGCGAATGCGCCCAAGGTGTCGCTGCGCCCGCAGCTGCGCCCCGAGGGCGGGGCCGAGGCGGCGCGCATTCGCTCGGTTCCTAGCGTCGACGCGCTGATCGAACGGGCCAAGCTGGGCGGCGACGTGGGATGTGCGGTCATCGACGTGAAAACCGGCAAGGTGCTGGAAGGCGTTGAGGCCGGCGAGGGCATGCCGCCCGCGAGCGTGATGAAGGCGATCACCGCGCTCTACGCGATGGAGACGCTGGGCGCGGGATACCGGTTCGAGACGCGGCTTGTCGCGACCGGGCCGGTCAAGGACGGTGTGCTGGACGGCGACCTGGTGCTGGCGGGCGGCGGTGACCCGGTGCTGGACACCAATGGGCTGGCCGACATGGCCGCGCGGCTGAAGCAGGCCGGGGTGAGCCGGGTGACCGGCAAGCTGCGGGCCTGGGACGGGGCCTTGCCCTTTACCCGGTTCATCGACGACGAGCAGCCCCAGCATGTGGGCTATAACCCGTCGCTGTCGGGGCTGAACCTGAATTTCAACCGGGTGCATTTCGAGTGGAAGCGGTCGGGCGGGGATTACACCGTGGCGATGGACGCGCGGTCGGATCGCTATCGTCCGTCGGTGCGCGTGGCGCGGATGCGCGTCGCCAAGCGCAAGGGGCCGGTTTACACCTACGAGGACGCGGGCGATCACGACGCGTGGACCGTGGCATCGGGGGCGCTGGGCAATGGCGGGTCGCGGTGGCTGCCGGTGCGGCGGCCGGGGGATTATGCCGCCGAGGTGTTCACCGCGCTGGCACAGGCACAGGGCGTGACGCTGAGCGCGGGCGAGATGTTCGAGGGCACGCCCGAGGGCAAGGTCTTGGTCAGTCACATGAGCGAGCCTTTGGTACCGATCTTGCAGGATATGTTGAAGTATTCCAACAATCTGACCGCCGAGCTGGTCGGGCTGACGGCCAGTGCCGCGCGGCTGGGCCGGCCTGTGGGTCTGGCGGATTCGGGTGCCGAGATGAGTGCCTGGGCGCAGGAGACGCTGGGCATGACGGGGGCCAGGCTGGTCGATCATTCGGGTCTGGGCGAGATGTCGCGGGTCACGCCGTTGGCCATGGCGCGGGCGCTGGCGCGGGTGCATGGCGAGGGGCGGCTGAAGCCGATCCTGAAGCCGTTTTTGATGCGCGACGGCAACGGCGGCATCATGCGGGACCATCCCGTGAAGGTCGCCTCGAAGACCGGGACGCTGTATTTCGTCAGCACGCTGGCGGGCTATGCCACGGCGCCGGACGGCACCGAGCTGGCCTTTGCGGTCTTCACGCATAACGCCAAGCTGCGCGAACCGATCGACAGCCGGTCGGACGTGAGCCCGCCGGGCGCAGCCAGCTGGAACCGGCGCGCCAAGCAGCTTCAGCAGGGGCTGATCGAACGCTGGAGCGTGATCTACGCGGGGTGA
- a CDS encoding helix-turn-helix transcriptional regulator: MSRIWVFGSVLVTVIAALKTLLVVHFAFGGVSGAPSLVVLSGLFALFFALTAVVAYVACTQLTRHVVQKRREKLAPGMSEPVAKETVILRHAPDWGLSQAEADVAIFVAKGFSNSEIADMRGSAITTVKSQLGRIYQKSGLESRYQLIAFVTDEVVSMAREAEEPVAKVSTKDALPLVGRRKQHAA, from the coding sequence ATGTCACGTATCTGGGTATTCGGATCTGTCCTTGTCACCGTCATTGCGGCCCTCAAGACCTTGCTGGTCGTTCATTTCGCCTTTGGGGGCGTCTCGGGCGCGCCGAGCCTGGTGGTGCTGTCGGGTCTTTTCGCGCTGTTCTTTGCGCTGACCGCGGTGGTGGCCTATGTCGCCTGCACGCAGCTGACCCGGCACGTGGTGCAAAAGCGCCGTGAAAAGCTGGCCCCGGGGATGAGCGAACCCGTCGCCAAGGAAACGGTCATCCTGCGCCATGCGCCGGACTGGGGCCTGTCGCAGGCCGAGGCGGACGTGGCGATTTTCGTGGCCAAGGGATTTTCCAACAGCGAAATAGCCGACATGCGCGGCAGCGCGATCACCACGGTGAAATCGCAGCTGGGCCGGATCTATCAAAAATCGGGGCTGGAATCGCGCTATCAGTTGATCGCCTTCGTCACTGACGAGGTCGTGTCGATGGCGCGCGAGGCCGAAGAACCCGTCGCAAAGGTCAGCACCAAGGATGCCCTGCCGCTGGTCGGGCGCCGCAAGCAGCACGCGGCCTGA
- a CDS encoding TadG family pilus assembly protein — MSLTDRIARFRRDESGVVAIIVSLMLTVLFGFVALGVDVAALYRDRARLQAASDLGAMSAVADASAAETRAVDAITNNGRAASTLTGLQTGRYFRNPAIPRTERFVPLDDETEIVNAAQVTLSDASPLYFAQIFSGTPTVDLSRSAMATRTGAASFSLNSHLADLDPAALDAVLTAEYGVGAAIGAGDLTLLADAQVNLGSLMETLDALTGGTSRNPAEVLDAVTTVDTLLDALASELPPALAGSLAGLASAATGQQIDVAAVVGGIDTRLGLTATDFLTEIDVTALDIVKAVVASEDIDAASLGLDLDVAGIVGVDAQLTAGEPPAQSGWVALGEEGVQLHRAAARLGLDIDAYPGLLTGLAGEVTAADLHVPLYVELAGATATLDEISCSASRPSDPAASFLVSHTPLHPANGTSLAALYLGTLPAGTSASAPIDPATLGFADLLTVRITIPVALLPDLVLADLVVQARSHVTVGSSNTDRITFTHGDVAAGDTVRSFGSERLTTSAVSTLLSSENTEIRIKPDQQGLVTGIAAPVVNTLLANLPAQLLAALTTPVDGVVDSVLESVGLELGSGELTLTGHHCELIRLVQ, encoded by the coding sequence ATGTCGCTTACTGACCGCATTGCCCGCTTTCGCCGGGACGAGTCCGGCGTCGTGGCCATCATCGTGTCGCTGATGCTGACCGTGCTCTTCGGCTTCGTCGCGCTCGGCGTCGATGTCGCCGCGCTCTACCGCGACCGCGCCCGGCTTCAGGCTGCCAGCGACCTCGGCGCGATGAGCGCCGTGGCCGACGCCTCCGCCGCCGAGACCCGCGCGGTTGACGCCATCACGAACAATGGCCGCGCCGCTTCCACCCTCACCGGGTTGCAAACCGGGCGCTACTTCCGCAACCCCGCCATTCCCCGGACCGAGCGGTTCGTGCCGCTCGACGACGAGACTGAGATCGTGAACGCCGCCCAGGTCACGCTCAGCGACGCTTCACCGCTCTATTTCGCCCAGATCTTCAGCGGGACGCCCACCGTCGACCTCAGCCGCAGCGCCATGGCCACCCGGACCGGCGCGGCCAGCTTTTCACTGAACAGCCATCTGGCCGATCTCGATCCTGCCGCGCTCGACGCCGTGCTGACGGCGGAATACGGCGTCGGTGCCGCGATCGGGGCGGGCGACCTGACCCTGCTCGCCGACGCGCAGGTCAATCTGGGCTCCCTGATGGAAACCCTCGACGCGCTCACCGGCGGCACCTCGCGCAACCCCGCCGAGGTGCTGGACGCCGTCACCACCGTCGACACCCTGCTCGACGCGCTGGCCTCCGAACTGCCGCCCGCCCTCGCCGGCAGCCTCGCCGGGCTTGCCAGCGCCGCTACGGGCCAACAGATCGACGTGGCCGCCGTCGTGGGCGGCATCGACACCCGCCTGGGCCTGACCGCCACCGATTTCCTGACCGAGATCGACGTCACGGCCCTCGATATCGTCAAGGCCGTGGTCGCCAGCGAGGATATCGACGCCGCCTCCCTGGGGTTGGACCTGGATGTCGCCGGCATCGTCGGAGTCGACGCGCAACTGACGGCGGGCGAGCCGCCCGCGCAATCCGGCTGGGTCGCCCTGGGCGAGGAAGGCGTGCAACTGCACCGCGCCGCCGCGCGCCTTGGCCTCGATATCGACGCCTATCCCGGCCTGCTGACGGGCTTGGCCGGCGAGGTCACTGCCGCCGATCTGCATGTGCCGCTCTACGTGGAACTCGCCGGCGCCACCGCCACGCTGGACGAGATCAGCTGTAGCGCCTCGCGCCCGTCCGATCCTGCCGCGTCCTTTCTGGTGTCACATACGCCCCTGCATCCGGCAAACGGCACGTCGCTCGCCGCGCTCTACCTCGGCACCTTGCCCGCAGGCACCAGCGCCAGCGCGCCCATCGACCCTGCCACACTCGGCTTTGCCGATCTGCTGACCGTGCGCATCACCATCCCGGTAGCGCTGCTGCCCGACCTCGTGCTGGCCGACCTCGTGGTTCAGGCCCGCAGTCACGTCACCGTAGGCAGCTCGAACACCGACCGCATAACATTCACCCATGGCGACGTGGCCGCCGGTGACACCGTGCGCAGCTTCGGCTCGGAACGTCTGACGACCAGTGCCGTCAGCACGCTCCTGTCGTCCGAGAACACTGAAATCCGGATCAAGCCCGATCAACAGGGCCTCGTGACCGGAATCGCGGCCCCCGTGGTCAATACCCTGCTCGCCAATCTTCCGGCCCAGCTTCTGGCCGCGCTCACCACGCCGGTCGACGGCGTGGTGGACAGTGTGTTGGAGAGTGTCGGGCTAGAGCTCGGATCGGGTGAGCTGACCCTGACCGGGCATCACTGCGAACTCATTCGGTTGGTCCAGTAA
- a CDS encoding TadE/TadG family type IV pilus assembly protein, whose protein sequence is MTMLSLTTAARRFARDTTGAVAIEFVLIAPILFALILGIITLGFYMGVSHSVHQLAAGAARASVAGLDEIERRDIATAYLAEGATRYPLLTDEALSTSLDYSGAAMGSITVNVTYAAKGTLLDVADGFLGLDIDTIKGRAYVAY, encoded by the coding sequence ATGACCATGCTTTCCCTCACCACCGCCGCCCGCCGCTTTGCCCGCGACACAACCGGCGCCGTCGCGATCGAGTTCGTACTGATCGCGCCGATCCTCTTCGCGCTGATCCTCGGCATCATCACGCTGGGTTTCTACATGGGCGTCAGCCATTCCGTGCACCAGCTGGCCGCCGGGGCCGCCCGCGCTTCGGTCGCCGGACTGGACGAGATCGAGCGCCGCGACATCGCCACCGCGTATCTGGCCGAGGGCGCCACCCGCTATCCCCTGCTGACGGACGAGGCGCTCTCCACCTCGCTCGACTATTCCGGCGCGGCGATGGGCAGCATCACCGTCAACGTCACCTATGCCGCCAAGGGCACGCTGCTGGACGTGGCCGACGGCTTTCTCGGCCTCGACATCGACACCATAAAGGGGCGGGCCTATGTCGCTTACTGA
- a CDS encoding type II secretion system F family protein produces the protein MSESTVDILSWMAFAGLMLVAFGLGALVDTERRRAVLMLRLRRANGEALGPRNAATGKARRSGALAGIHTALRRVVLRAGERLSAILGGEARDTAADLRSAGYQGRDALLIYAFLKTVLPVGAFLSGGVWVVTVYPIGMPALIPSAIVLAVALGMSMGIDMVVDTRRRARMGQIRRSFPDLLELLVIASEAGQGPQQALHRVSRELQYSAPELAAETRQLVSEIAMTNDRRTAYDKLRARVPLPEIAIFTQALDQSDTYGTPFARAMRNLVSEQRANRLIAMEEKAARLPVLMTIPLIFCIMPAVFVVLVGPAGLSIFDNILAGR, from the coding sequence ATGTCTGAGTCCACGGTGGATATCCTGTCCTGGATGGCCTTCGCAGGCCTGATGCTGGTGGCCTTCGGCCTCGGCGCTCTGGTCGACACCGAACGCCGCCGCGCCGTCCTGATGCTGCGCCTGCGCCGCGCGAACGGCGAGGCCCTTGGCCCCCGCAACGCTGCAACGGGCAAGGCCCGCCGGTCCGGTGCGCTCGCCGGAATCCACACGGCGCTGCGCCGGGTGGTCCTGCGCGCCGGCGAACGTCTGTCGGCAATCCTCGGCGGCGAGGCACGCGACACCGCCGCAGACCTGCGCTCGGCCGGCTACCAGGGCCGTGACGCCCTTTTGATCTACGCTTTCCTGAAAACGGTCCTGCCCGTCGGCGCCTTCCTGTCCGGTGGTGTCTGGGTGGTGACCGTCTATCCCATCGGCATGCCTGCGCTCATCCCCTCGGCCATTGTCTTGGCCGTGGCGCTCGGCATGTCGATGGGCATCGACATGGTGGTCGATACCCGCCGCCGCGCCCGCATGGGCCAGATCCGCCGCAGCTTTCCCGACCTGCTGGAACTCCTGGTGATCGCGTCCGAGGCCGGGCAAGGCCCGCAACAGGCGCTCCATCGCGTCTCCCGCGAACTGCAATACAGCGCCCCCGAGCTTGCCGCGGAGACCCGCCAGCTGGTGTCCGAAATCGCCATGACCAACGACCGCCGCACCGCCTATGACAAGCTGCGCGCGCGCGTGCCGCTGCCCGAAATCGCCATTTTCACCCAGGCGCTTGACCAGTCCGACACCTACGGCACGCCCTTCGCCCGCGCCATGCGCAACCTCGTGTCGGAACAGCGCGCCAACCGCCTGATCGCGATGGAGGAAAAGGCCGCGCGCCTGCCTGTCCTGATGACCATCCCGCTGATCTTCTGCATCATGCCGGCGGTCTTCGTGGTGCTGGTGGGCCCCGCCGGGCTTTCGATCTTCGACAACATCCTCGCTGGGCGCTGA
- a CDS encoding type II secretion system F family protein yields MSLFLIVLTASIVIFTGLVLCVLVQVDRTRRRHRARMQRGLAGPGPTAPKPPRRTVRDTPDITGLTPRIEALLAQTGLRLTPTDICIQIAIAALSIYGLAVLYARLNPLIALVLAVVLPVLLALVVLRHARARYQAAFTEGLPDALDIFARGLRAGRPIADSLRIVVETTTGPVQAEFARTHGEICLGTSLQDSLAALYQRLRTAEIGFFAVATALQADSGGNLVETLENLAGQLRERRKLRKKARALSSEARASAMILAALPFCIALALFVLNGAYLQPLFTDPRGQVMAAGALTSVALGVFVMTRMGRPDV; encoded by the coding sequence ATGAGCTTGTTCCTGATCGTCCTCACCGCCTCTATCGTCATCTTCACCGGCCTCGTGCTCTGCGTGCTGGTCCAGGTCGACCGCACCCGCCGCCGCCACCGGGCCCGGATGCAGCGCGGCCTCGCCGGCCCCGGCCCCACGGCGCCCAAACCGCCGCGCCGGACAGTTCGCGACACGCCCGACATCACCGGCCTCACCCCCCGGATCGAGGCGCTGCTGGCCCAGACCGGCCTGCGGCTCACACCCACCGACATCTGCATCCAGATCGCCATCGCCGCGCTGTCGATCTACGGCCTCGCGGTGCTTTACGCCAGGCTCAACCCGCTCATCGCGCTGGTGCTCGCCGTGGTCCTGCCGGTCCTGCTGGCGCTGGTCGTGCTGCGTCATGCTCGCGCCCGCTATCAGGCCGCCTTCACCGAAGGGCTGCCCGATGCACTCGACATCTTCGCCCGCGGCCTGCGCGCCGGGCGGCCCATCGCGGACTCCCTGCGCATCGTGGTCGAGACCACAACGGGCCCCGTGCAGGCCGAATTTGCCCGCACCCATGGCGAGATCTGCCTCGGCACCTCCCTTCAGGACAGTCTCGCGGCGCTCTACCAGCGCCTGCGCACCGCCGAGATCGGCTTTTTCGCCGTGGCCACCGCCCTTCAGGCCGATTCAGGCGGCAACCTCGTCGAGACACTGGAAAACCTCGCCGGGCAATTGCGCGAACGCCGCAAGCTGCGCAAAAAGGCCCGGGCCCTGTCGTCCGAGGCCCGCGCCAGCGCCATGATCCTCGCGGCCCTGCCCTTTTGCATCGCGCTGGCACTCTTCGTGCTGAACGGCGCCTATCTCCAGCCGCTCTTTACCGATCCGCGTGGCCAGGTGATGGCGGCGGGCGCTCTGACCAGCGTGGCACTCGGGGTCTTCGTAATGACCCGGATGGGGCGCCCCGATGTCTGA
- a CDS encoding CpaF family protein codes for MKHEVIEHQNRAALDRVLQIARQIDADGLSVKEKVNTALTFVVEAAETPIPLSQQRALLAQAVTELGGDAPSGTAPAAQAPAEPQGSARVKTPANAQAQPSADPAPPPAPEPERQPKAKLPALVESVNAAAASSSDISAMAGEMIQALSDVLDFTEMAGLPRSEQESRIHDAIHGLSEQRKMHLNGREVADLVQAVLADMLGLGPLERLLADETVTDIMVNGPDRVYAERRGKLELTAIRFRDNAHVHAVASRMVAAVGRRIDEAQPMVDARLKDGSRVNVAIPPLAIDGPTITIRKFPAAPMKMETLVANGSLSEQMAGFLGLAAHLRLNVLVSGGTGSGKTTLMNALSAFIPATERLVTIEDAAELRFQQPHVVRFETRPPNVEGKGEVTMRTLVRNALRMRPDRIIIGEIRGDEVLDLLQAMNTGHDGSMSTLHANSPREAMTRIESMAALAGFDMASGVVRRQLADAVHLVVQISRMRDGTRRITSISEVAGLEGDVVTLQDLFTFETDPDSTRTEVRGTYRYSGYRPKFAGRAADYGVSADLDAVLRG; via the coding sequence ATGAAACACGAGGTTATCGAACATCAAAACCGGGCCGCGCTCGACCGGGTGCTGCAGATCGCACGCCAGATTGACGCCGACGGGCTGTCGGTCAAGGAAAAGGTGAACACGGCGCTCACCTTCGTGGTCGAGGCCGCCGAGACGCCGATCCCGCTTTCCCAGCAACGCGCCCTCCTGGCACAGGCCGTGACCGAACTGGGGGGCGACGCGCCCTCCGGCACCGCACCTGCGGCGCAGGCTCCGGCAGAGCCGCAAGGGTCTGCAAGGGTGAAGACCCCCGCGAACGCCCAGGCGCAACCCTCCGCTGATCCGGCACCGCCCCCGGCGCCCGAGCCCGAGCGCCAGCCCAAGGCGAAACTTCCCGCACTGGTCGAGTCCGTTAACGCCGCCGCCGCCTCCAGCTCCGACATCTCCGCCATGGCTGGCGAAATGATCCAGGCGCTCTCCGACGTGCTCGATTTCACCGAGATGGCCGGCCTGCCCCGCTCCGAGCAGGAAAGCCGCATCCACGACGCGATCCACGGCCTGTCCGAACAGCGCAAGATGCATCTCAACGGGCGCGAGGTCGCCGACCTCGTGCAGGCCGTTCTGGCCGACATGCTGGGCCTCGGCCCGCTGGAACGCCTGCTGGCGGATGAAACCGTGACCGACATCATGGTCAACGGCCCCGACCGGGTCTATGCCGAACGCCGCGGCAAGCTGGAACTGACCGCCATCCGCTTTCGCGACAACGCCCATGTCCATGCCGTCGCCTCCCGCATGGTCGCCGCCGTGGGCCGCCGCATCGACGAGGCGCAGCCGATGGTCGATGCCCGCCTCAAGGACGGCAGCCGCGTCAACGTGGCCATTCCACCGCTCGCCATCGACGGCCCCACCATCACCATCCGCAAGTTCCCGGCCGCGCCCATGAAAATGGAAACCCTCGTGGCAAACGGCAGCCTGTCCGAACAGATGGCGGGCTTTCTCGGCCTTGCCGCCCACCTGCGCCTCAACGTTCTGGTCTCGGGCGGCACCGGGTCGGGCAAGACCACACTGATGAACGCGCTTTCCGCCTTCATCCCCGCGACCGAACGCCTTGTCACGATCGAGGACGCCGCCGAACTGCGCTTCCAGCAGCCGCATGTCGTCCGGTTCGAAACGCGCCCGCCCAATGTCGAGGGCAAGGGCGAGGTCACCATGCGCACGCTGGTGCGCAACGCGCTCCGGATGCGCCCCGACCGCATCATCATCGGCGAGATTCGCGGCGACGAAGTGCTCGACCTCCTGCAAGCCATGAACACCGGCCATGACGGCTCGATGAGCACGCTGCACGCCAACTCCCCGCGCGAGGCGATGACCCGGATCGAAAGCATGGCCGCGCTCGCGGGCTTCGACATGGCGTCCGGTGTCGTGCGCCGCCAGCTGGCCGATGCCGTGCATCTGGTGGTCCAGATTTCCCGGATGCGCGACGGCACCCGCCGCATCACCTCGATCTCCGAGGTCGCCGGGCTCGAAGGCGATGTCGTCACCCTTCAGGATCTCTTCACCTTCGAGACCGATCCCGACAGCACCCGCACCGAGGTGCGCGGGACCTACCGCTATTCCGGCTACCGCCCCAAATTCGCCGGCCGCGCCGCCGATTACGGCGTCAGCGCCGACCTCGACGCCGTGCTGAGAGGATAA
- a CDS encoding Flp family type IVb pilin yields MSIARKSIKTIARSFARDEDGATAIEYGLFAALVGAVIVGTVATLGTNTNTGFQTMNTELENAQSSGTD; encoded by the coding sequence ATGAGCATCGCACGCAAATCCATCAAGACCATCGCCCGCAGCTTCGCCCGTGACGAGGACGGCGCCACCGCCATCGAATACGGCCTCTTCGCAGCACTCGTGGGCGCCGTTATCGTCGGCACCGTCGCCACGCTCGGCACCAACACCAATACCGGCTTCCAAACCATGAACACCGAACTCGAAAACGCCCAAAGCTCAGGTACTGACTAA